The sequence CGAATACTGAAATAATGCTGGAGGTACTGGAGCAAGTGGAAAAGTGACACAAAATTCAATATATACTTTTTTTCTCAGCTATGCCCAAAAGCCTTCCAAACACACCTCTTTCCACCTTAAGCGAAGCCGTTTTGTTTCCATCTTTactgcaaattttcttttttgcacaCTGAGAGGAAAAATTGCATATTATGTTCCGCTTATTCAGTTTTTCAAAATTACCAGGTGCCGCAGAAACATTTTCCATAAAAGTTACCTTCTTTTTTTCTCCAGTGATACGACGTTTAGAAGGAAGTCTGCAACTTCAGACGAAGCTGCTCTACCAGTGGATATATTGAAGAGAACGTCCTTGTTATTATTTGAAGGAAATGGATTTATTGACTTTTTCACAACCGAAATTATGCTTTCGAGACTATTTCAGTCTTTTAAAATTCAACTCTTTTGCAATGCATATGAATATCATCACTGTTTGTAAGTACGGCCTGTTGGAATACGTAAGATAATACTTTAGTTCGCATACTGTGACTAAGAGCCCATCGTTGTCTAGCTGTAATTGAATTTGTGAAGTGGGTTGTACTTGTTCAAGTGTTTGCTGCATTAGCATCGATGGTTTGTTCAAGGGTAAGATCCACCGGTGATCtagctaatttattttttgtgcGCTTCACACCAAACGCTCCACGTTTGAATTCTTGAATAAGACttgaaatttctatttttaaatcagCCTAGCATAATTGGGTTGATTCAGTGCAAAAAATAAGTTTCACATTTCATCGATGCTAATTATGCACAAGTCATATATATGACATTTTACAAATTAACAGTTTGTAcactgttgttgtgtttgtagaaCATTATATGAATCAAGCTATGGAAAAGGTGTTTTTGATCCCTAACTCCAAAATTTTAGGGTCTATTAGAAACCCTAAGTATGCAGATTTTATGTGCTCGACTAGACCAACGAATTGAGGTATATCTCGTCAAGAGAATATTTTCACTGCCAACCAGTGTAATTCATATAACATGATGATGCACTAAAATGCAATTTTCTGAAAAAGCGCTCGGGGAGTTTTCCTATACTCTTATTGCTTATCTTAATTTAACTCACAAAGAAGGAATCCCCAAAAAAACGAGATAGTATGACTTCGGAATAAAACATAGTTCGAGCATACCATATCCTTTGAACCGACTTGCCAAGGGTTTCTTCCAGGATAGGAGGTGGCAAATCTGTAGTTTTAGGGTCGGGGCGTTGCCAACTCTCataatttgaacattttatttgaatacactatgcaacatattttcgCCGAAAATTGACTTTTCATCGACGAATTACCACGATCCTGCCAAGAGAGCAGAGAATTtggatatgtcgtcaacaaatgctaaatCCAAGAATTTGCCATACTTATTCGTAAAGAAGataatctgattaaggcaaagatcattAATTCCATTCAAAAAAGCAATATTACGATCAACGGTGTTCCAAGAAATATGTGGGAGGTTTAAGTCACCTAATACAATCAAGGAGTctgtgggctttatcatcgaattgactgtttGTAACAGTGATATATGTTTCATATACactagatcagaagacggtggaatatagcaaacggctaaggaATTGAAGAATGCACAGCAAGGAACACACCACCGCCGCTTCTATTTAAACGGTCATTTCTATAGATCTGGTACTCACTACAAAAAATTTCGGGATTAAAAACATTAGGTTtgagccatgtttcggtaaaagcaataatattatagttacagtgaatgggtTTTCAAATATTAGTCGGTTAATTCAACAAAAATTGGCAAGGTATGTTCAAGGAGCTGTCTTCATTTCAGGTAGGAAAAGTAAATTATCCACTGGGGCTGCAGTCACCTGAATCTTAAAATGTTTATCCGCCTTTTATCGCTGGCTCCAAAACACATGTTAGCGATGTGTGGGTGGTGTCGTTCGAGTTAACTTGGCTGTCATCTTTTTCACGCTAAAAATAAGTTTACGCACATGAACCAACAATGCGATAATTAGTATTTTATTCTTATTTACGTACTCTATTTGGTCAACGACAAATAAATCAACCGAAAATGTTTACATAAGAAACGTTCAAAATATGTCACATGAAAAAGTGCTTGTGTTTCTCTCGAGAGAGAGGATATTTGTTCTGAACCTCCTGGAATCTGTCAGTATCCCTGTTGTTATGCTCAAATTATCTTCTAAAGATGCATCGGAACTTTATATCGCTTTTCGTTGTATTACCTTAGCAATACTTTTGCGCGTCGCAGGCTACTATTTAAATCCAATACGGGTTTCAAAGAAATGCCTGTTATTTCGTGAGCTTATTCTTAATCTTTTGAGTCCCTATTGCTATAAAGGTTTCAGTTTGTCTGTTTTCACCATCCCTTTGTGACCCGAAACCAAGACTAGCCGAATGGTGTTGCTAGCTGCTTGGCGATTCAGTTTCTTCACAGTCGTGGACTCGTGAGGATTTTATCTCGGTCGAAGATGTTGTTTTGAGTGCGATCGCTCTAGTGCTGCCTTTAACAGCGGCTTCCCTATTGAAAATGTTATAGGACTTTGATGACGATTTGTGAGTTGTGCCATCTATACGTTGTgccagcgcgctgccctcaagtggcccaacaAAATcaagctaatcctgttcacgttAACTTTATTTGCCGATTCTTCGGTGGATTGAAAGAATAAAGGATATTGTGAACTCAACAACAGCATTCTCTCATTTAGATAGTTAGCCACGTTGCAAGTTTATCTTGGCGCACAGACATATGGCGAATAGAACTATATAATAGATGTTCGGGAACCTTTCAAATGGCATGGTGCCCAGTCTCTGGGGAAACCTTTAACTCTCTCTCTCTGAAGAAACCTTTAACACTGGCTGTGTGTTCCACTACAATAAATAGTATAGAGTTTCTCGatatgtcaaacaaattctgaatacATTCTGAAGGGTGACGAGACCTTGGCCGCGCATCCTCAGCACTGGCCAGAGATGCGCCTACACACGGTAATTTCTCTTGTAGCCTTGGATATGGCAACGTCAATATGTTTTCTTCACAGTAACTTGGAATCAAAGATGACGCCGAGATAATTAACTGAGGCCACACTCTTCaaagaatataatttttttatttgaatgcaaaaaaaaagcgGTACTTATTGATGTTCAACAAAATATTGGTGCATCTTATAATCCCAAAAAATTCATTATCCCGACAAAACACAATCCATACATAACAAAATCTCGATAGCGAAATACCGACAAGAAACACCGGATCGCGTTGTCGGTGTCAGGGCCgtcgagagaaaatccgggcccggggcaAAAAAAATCCAGGCCCCTAACTTAAAATGaataaattctcaaaatcaaaattaccgtgttttacatatttatatgatgTCTTGCTGTTGGTGCTTCAATACAGAGCATGCCAAGTCCTGTAAGGCGTTCTTGAGTTGAACACGATTAATGGAAGTTCATTATCCTTCCAAGAACACTGAAGGAGCGTTCAGCACTAGCTACCGTAACAGGTATCTTGCAAAAAATTCgtagagcaacacaaatgttaggaAAAATTTTAGCTAGATTTAGAGCACTGATAGCATTCAACAGTTCAAATGGTGacagattttcgttaaaatttgctgaGTAAATGTGCTTCAAGTGGATCATTTCATCTCCTAAACTTTCGGAAAAGTCTGAATTGTATTTGCTGAGAAATTGTACGGCATTTTCTCGTATTGAAAACTTATCCATGtatccaaattgccacaaaaaagaaaaagtgttcttcaaatttttcatgacagcaaatcgttcggtaatacctgcaataaccgaatcaactatcaccaaaaaggtgttgtttttgGAAACATTCTCTTGATCGTCGTTGATTGTCTCGTTCTCTTACCattcataaaaatgtattttactaTTCCTTTTTCGAACGTCAGGAAACTTTGGTGAGATTCCCAATCAAGTGGCGTCTGTTTTGCATTCGCATAAAATATATTCCCATTGATTTCTGATCAGATTTAAATCAGATATCAAACTTTCTAAGTTTATAACTTCGATATCGATCGTAGTATCCCTGGCTTGCAGAAtaatgtttctttcattaataacTGTAAAatcttgagccaaatggaggaaaACAAAATACTACTTCAAACTTGCTGACGTATTTAATAACGGCATTAACACCACCATATGTTTCCGCTGTCAAATTTAGCCCAAGTAACTCGTTTAGTGCCTGTTTCAATCCTTGGCTACGATTTGCAAAAGGCGTAACTGCCTcaacttataatttatttattttctgtaagcaaaaagcttggatagcattttgagatttccggccccctccaaagcccgggcccTGGGTAAATGACAATAATATTGTCTTAACACTTTAGAAATTGTATGATATAAAAGGGAACACAAATTTGGGTAGTTTCAGCAGTTTGTTAAGGTTCGACCTCTTGACAAAATGAAATTCTTCACTATACTTTTTCTATTAGCTTTGGTAGCACTCGTGGCTGATGGtaagattttattaaatttgatgaggatttttataatttaattttacaaTTGTTTTCAGCCCAACCTGGGCATGGGAAGCAGGGTGATAAAGGTGGCCAGTCAGGTGGCGGCGGAGTTAAAGGTGGTGGCAATTCGGGTGGTGGCAAGTCGGGTGGTGGCAAGTCGGGTGGTGGCGGAGGTAAAAGTGGTGGCAAGTCGGGTGGTGGCGGAGTTAAAAGTGGTGGCAAGTCGGGTGGTCGTGGATCTGGTGTACCTtatgtattttttaataattgcAATTAAAAGTTTCCTACCGTTGATCTGTAACTAAAAATGCATTAGTTCTTgttcttttaataaaaaaaatgtcaataaTTAGTTTTCTGTATTAAGTTATAACTTGTGGCTTTTGCTTAAGGAATGTGCTTTTCAGTAGGCTCTATTAAAGTGGAAATTTATATCGTACACCAAGATCAGCTAAGTAAAAAATCTAAAACTTTTGAAGTGACGCATACCACTGGGTGCCCCAATTCACTACCTAGTGACCTGTATTCTGCATTAAACATTAGTTTCACTGCTCACCGAGAAGGGATTGGAAAAAACCTTGACGCATATGATTAAGCCAGTCAGTTGTTTGCCTTTGCTtaactttgttattatttttttggcCTGTTTTAATTTAGGTTTACAATAGAGGGGTTTGGAATTTTCAATCCACAGCTTCACAGTAACTCTAACACAATTATTACCGTGAGGTGAGTCCTattcaaaataaatgtaaggcgtgataacctacgaagagattttaggccgagcttcgcttccaatttgcgtcttgctccttttagtttttcctacaaattgacgggacgggacctgcttgttttataccgactccgaacggcatctgcaaggcagatgagttttcactaagaagcttttcatggcagccaaacactgccgaggggcgaccctgcctaaacaaattttcttctaattgaaaaaacttgttactaaaattttgatattgctttgctcgGGGCGGAACCttaggatcttcgatgtggtaggcctACCTAAATCCTATTAAAAATATGAATATACCAGCCGATCCGGTTATAGTAGTCACAATTATTGTTCTATTATTATGATACtatctgtatgtaatatgtagtCCCAACACCTACGCAAATATCGTACAGTTCGCCCGTCTAAAGCTGTCATCAACAGAAAAAAAAGCTTCCCAGCAAAAATGTATCTGCCTtagcagatgccattcggagtcggtataaaatatatatacgtccgccaatttgtaggactaATGAAAAAGCAACACATCAAAAATGGGAAAATAAGCTCAATCTAATCTGCTTTTGATGGGTTCTTCAAATTTCGTCGAAAAATCTTCTGATAGCCTATGTCGATGGCCTCTGTGGATTATATGGTATTTCTTAGACGCCTCAAATCTCAAGTTCCTAGAGAGTAGACGTGAGCGTGGAAGTATACGTGCAGACGAGCCCCTCACTCGACTAAGTCATTACTTTATCGCTTCACGCCAAACTTCATGAAATCCCAAAGTGTTGTGTGTATGTACATGTAAATAAACTTAAAGTAGATATAGCTTTTGATCGTCTCATTATAAAAATTCAAGAAATGGGTGAGCGTTACACCTCCAGAAGATCATGGGCAGATATTGAGCTCAAAGTACATATAAACACAAGAGTCCTGTAAGGGACCTATTGTGggaaaataccgttgttcactttttgagtgattcttataggaaatttaacgttCTTTGcaatggaacaaaccgcagttttctaatcgcatttaaagccaaatcggaccaaaaatacgattttttgagatATTTCGATTCATGAgccacctatcggagatttttttcttattattgcattgtcatcgggttctgaactatattccaagtttcaagcttgtagcttatcgggaagttacttaaattttaattacaaaattcgttcacaacggccggccgctacacagagtcaagctaaacaaaaactttaaacgcgtttttctcgaaaacctgttttcgcacaataggtccctttcatgattccaggtcacaaaTACTTATGAATTTCATATTTAAGAACATAGGTAATTGACATAGATGTACGAACTTATTGACCTTTTAGAGATAAGCATGTAATTTTAATAAAGAAATTTTAGAGATAACTCGAATACCAAATGACTGAATTGTGAAgtaaaagttatatattttttttgcattcaaATTAAATCCTGAAAGAAATGGAATTCATGACACCCCtgtactttaaaaaaattgttgttgttgtgctctGCAGCTCACCGATTCTTAGTCGGCAAAGGGCCATCATCATCGATAACTCCGCCAACAATCTTTAgcgagtgtccttatcgttacagCAATAACAAACatcccgactccgaacagcaAATGTTGCGAAAGAAAAGCCCATTTAGAAAttgttttttaagtattttgaatgTTATAATAACCGTGAACCTGAACCCTGCGTCATGGTTCCACTACTACTAGCTCAGTCAAGCCGTCTTGGACCGTACCATATTAATAATATGATAACTTCACGGAACCTAACTCCAAGGAGATGAATTGTATGTGGAACGAATTTTCCGAGTATAAGTCGTCCGTGGAATGAATTTTTTTTGGTATGAGTAGTCCGGGATGAATTGCTTGGGATGAGCTTTCCGGTTCCTGATGTAGCGTGTTCGCCTAcaacaccgtatgtcctgggttcgggTCCCGgtaaaagtaacatcaaaaccatCAAAAATGGAAAAATTCACCTGGGCTGCAGTTACAGTTCGAAATCCACAGCCACACCAGCCaatctttatgaaaaacttaaAAGTGCCACGACGGCATTTTAACCGAATCTGTCTAAAATTGTCGGAAGTATATCGCGCCAAGTTGTGATTATTATTATGCTCATTCAATTTGTGTTGTGCGGCTTTTGACTATTTCAACGGTGGTTGTGGTTGGGTTCTTTTCAtgataatactgtaacgaatttactgcaagcccttttatttgcaaccatcTGCTAAGTTCGCATCActgagctgttgaataaataactccactattcaatactgcaaaatggcctttattaaagttcttcacaataacactactcttgctcgccagatagcgtcttaaatgaaactgattgtcgcgcctctcctgttgctgcttttatactgtgcagTTTCCTCGTTCACGTATTTCTagccgcttccatttccagaacttactagttactgctacataattataactacagatgcacgtgtatttgtgagcgacacttccacaattataattgcatacttttgggagcatctcagataagatatttgcatgtgtttgtgcgtctcttatacgttgcgtgtacgtacatatgtatagacataatgattgatcttttgatgtgtatacaagtcactgcttagcatcggcttagagatgatagtatcccttagtgttgctaatattcgtcacactgccctccacctaagtctgatcgtcgcgatcagacaaatctctcgatctaaacgctcctagcctctccaaatgaaccactttcattttggttcgtggtttgtcaATGGTTTgttgcggtacactacatcgttgatcccttttacaactttgtatgggccttcccaattacactgaaaattcggggacaaaccttttttttgttgtgggttgtataacagcaccaaagctccttcctgaaacccttccaaactaattgctttatcgtacctcgctttcatcttgtcactcattatctttgctcgttgccttaccagatcgtgtatctctctcagctcttcttccaagacaccagtggatttcttgacatttctctccgcatcggcatctctTCCAttcttcaaatcagctggcagtcgaaggtcattgccaaaaattacttttgcgggagtttgacccgttgtctcgcgtactgccgatcggtaggccatcaagaataatgatatgtgtatatcccagtccttatggtacttgtctactactttccttaaatgctcctccaatgttctattgaaacgttccaccataccatcggactgaggatgcaatgcagttgtcggtGTTTTTCGAacgcccaacttcttgcacatttcttggaacagcgctgattcaaaattcctgcctttgtcagaatgtaactccattggtacaccataccttgcaacccaatcgtttgtaaccacttctgctactgtttctgcttcttggtttgggactGGGTATAcctgcttcttgaacagagaacactttttgggactaagtttcagaccagcaccagctattctttggaaaaccttcTCCAAgatcttcagatgttcttcgaagttctttcccaatacgatgatgtcggctaggtacactaagcatgttttccaatgtagtcctttcagtacctgatccacgAGTCTTTCAAAAGcaactggtgcattacatagtccaaaaggcatcactgtaaattgccaaagaccatcaccgacactgaaggttgtttcctctttgtcttcctccttcacttccacttgccagtagccgcttttcaagttcagtgtggaaaaccatttcgtaccagagagcgagtctagagtgtcgtcaattcttggcaatgggtagctatcctttttcataacgtcattcaacttccggtagtccacgccaaagctaatttttccatccttcttctttacaagtactaccggtgagctacatggactagctgatagttcgatgacgccgctgtcgctcatttcttatatgatttgactcacaacttcccgcttcgccagtggaacgtGGAGCTTGACAGATCGGCCTCGCCTcttcagtgtcaatttgatgtttcacaacgtcggtgcggcctggtttggagccatcttggtcaaatttgttcgcgtactttaggagcagttgttttgccttactctgatagtcttcctctagtccctccgtccatgccatgatgtcatctgaaagatcagtattactagatgaaacgtgttcctggagctgttcacagttaataattacttcagcctcttggcatcttcccaatatagctcctttattcagtttgagtggtgacttgaactcattgagaaCTCATTGTTTTgctatagccagggtttttcctacaagtatgttcggtgttgatttgtttgcagcctcgacaacccacaatttgtttgtcccacaatctccatcaacctttgcccagatgactgcttcggatttttatgatatttgctgactctcttccaccagcactcgtttactactgtagcctctctcgtagccgaaattaagtggcacatccatgttcttatatcgcatggTCTTGCTTTgcgtatcgatcttgatgccttggtcaattaagaagtccactccaattatgatttcatcagcaATCTCTGAcaatataaaattgtgtagtaccgtgatgttcccaatttctacttcacatgctacttctgcaattacctgggtgtcctctcccgtggatgtacgtaatcttgctccaagcaatggtcttatcttcttgttgactaaatctgatcgaatgatggaatgagatgcaccagtatctacagtcagcaaacgttcctttccatccacatgtcctccgacagtaagatttcttgaccttcttccaattcgCGAGATAGAGATTGTTaaaaaaagtcgaaaattttttgcAATCCGTTATTCTTTAtttgccaattttaaaaaaagttcgCAAATTTTTTGCAATCCGGTATTCTTTATTTACAAAGGAGAATTAAGAAATTTATTCGTATCACTCTGCCGTTAATTCACGTACTAACTTTGTCTCCTATTACAAAGTTTTCTTTTACCTACGTTCTCTTAAATtttgatcacctgatttttatgaGCCAATCAGCGAGCGAAGTGTATGCATGTTTTTCGGCGGGGAAATAGTGGGATTTATTCCGGCCGTGTTGCAAGATTGTACGCACATCAGTTAGTTCTAAAATTTCACTGACTCGAAATGCCACAAACTTTTTGTAGCGACGATGATCAGCATGTAGCCAAGCGAGTACTGTTCGTGAGTCTGACCAGTATACGGAGCAGTCGATAGGTACAGAATGTGATTCAACAACGTGTTTGGCAAGGCGGGCTCCAAGAAGTGCAGCTTTTAATTCAAGTCGAGGTATTGATATCAATTTGAGTGGGGCTACTCTTGTTTTGCTAGCAACTATCTATCATACAGTTAATTATGCTGCTGTAAGAGTAACGAAGGTAACATACTGCCGCGTAGCTGGTTTCACTTGCGTCGACGAAGGTGTGCAACTCTAAATGAGGTGAACAACTGCCAAATTCAATACGAATATACGAGCGTGGGATTTT is a genomic window of Eurosta solidaginis isolate ZX-2024a chromosome 4, ASM4086904v1, whole genome shotgun sequence containing:
- the LOC137249011 gene encoding uncharacterized protein; protein product: MKFFTILFLLALVALVADAQPGHGKQGDKGGQSGGGGVKGGGNSGGGKSGGGKSGGGGGKSGGKSGGGGVKSGGKSGGRGSGVPYVFFNNCN